In the Mesorhizobium sp. WSM2240 genome, CTCTACCCGCACGATCGCACCACTGGCCCGATCCTCGCGACCTTCGTGCCGAAAACAACCACCGCAAAATGGATGCCATCGATAATGAAACTCTACCATCTGCCCGACATGGGCAGAATGAACCCGCGATGGCTCTGGGACGGCGCAACTGGACCTTCGCCGGTTCCCAGCGCGGCGCCGACCGCGCCGCCGTCATGCTCACCCTCATCACCACGGCACGCCTCAACGACGTCGACCCCAAAGCCTGGCTCGCCGACGCCTTGGCTCGCATCGCCGATCTTCCCGCGTCGCGTCTGCACGAGTTGCTGCCCTGGGAATGGCAGCGCCTGCGCCAGGCCGACGAGCAGCAAGCCGACTGACCTTCACGTAGCGCCATCATAGAGCTCGCCGCGCCCTCGCGCGCGCAACAATCATGCGGCCTTCGTCGTATGCGTACGGTCAAGCGGCGAAAATGGCGAACTGTTCGGCCAGGGATGGACTCGGATTAAAGGCGTACCTCGCCTGTCGCTTGCGCATCATGTGGGCCATTTCGATGCCGGATAGAATGATGCCGGCGGCGAGGGAACGACTTGAAGCCGAGCATCGGCCGTATACGGCGCTTGATCCGTCGATGGTCCTGCTCAATGCGATTGTTGAGGTACTGGCTTTGCCGGATCCGGATCGGATTCAGCCGGCGCCGGGAACGATCCTGCAAGCGATTTGTAGCGACGCAGGAAACGATTGCCTCCAGGTTGGTCTGGCTCCCATCGATGACGACGCGCTCGGGCCGGCCATGACGGTCCAGCGCCTTTCCGAGGACGCGCTTGGCCGACGGCAGGTCACGTTGCGCGCTGAAATAGAATTCGACGGTGTCGCCGACGCTGTCGATGACGCGATAGAGATACATCGACTGGCCGCGGACCTTGATGTAAGTTTCGTCGACATACCATTTGGCTGTCACGCTACGCTTGCGCCGGTTGAAGCGCTCCAGCAACAGGGGCGAGAAACGAACGGTCCAGCGGTGGATGGTCGTGTGATCGACGGCAATGCCGCGCTCGGCCATCATCTCCTCAAGATCGCGCAGACTGAGATTGCAGGCCAGGTACCAGCGCACGCACAGCAGGATCACTGATCGGTCGAACTGGACGGCCTTTGAACATCGCAACCTCCGAAAATGATCGAGGGTTCCTTGTCACAACGCCGGTAAAAGTTGCAACACATCCGTCCGGCCCGGGTAAGGGGTAGCACCCGCCCATCCGGCCACACTGATCGGGGGTCAACGTGACATCCCCCGGCCTTCAGGCGTCTTGAGCATTGTGGATGAGATAAACTTGTCTGCTTTGGCCAAGCAACACGTCGGAGTTCGGTGTTAGCTTCACCTCGGCGGTGTAGTGCTCACCGTTAATCTCGAATTGTGCCCGCTGCTCCTGGTTGCGCTGGGCCGGTAGGAACCCGCGTTGCCCCAATTCACGAATCATTTCATCCCGCATTGGTTGGCCGCCATTGTCATACAGGCGGTGGTCCCACAACGGGCCAACGAGATATCCGATATCTCGATCTGGGCGGAGAACCGACGGGGACGCCCTGGCAGACGCCTGCACCGACCCGCTAGAGGGCTTTCCGACGCAACATTCTCCAACCGCTTTCCCAACTGCTGACCTCACGCGCGACCACAGTGAACCGCCTCTGCTATGCAGGCCGGACCGCGGCGGCACCCGCATCGACCCGCCGATGTCAGGGCTCCGGATCGCTCCATGGTCATCTGCGGGCGTCGCATGAGGCGGAATGAGCTGTAAGTTGCCTGGGTGCTGTTCTTGCACGGCAGTGTACTCCTGCATCGAAGCTGCCATGCTGAATTGGTCGATCGAATTGAGTTTCAAACCACTCTCCTTTGAACACGGACTTTTTCGTAGGGATGTGTTGCAACTTTTACCAGCGTTGGGACAAGGAACCTTCGCAGGTGCGGCCGTGATAGGACGGCACCACCCACTGCGTGGAAAAGCAGATCGCCGAAACCCGCGCGTCGGTCAACGTCGCGGCGATGTGCCGCTCCGGCTCGACCGCGTTGCTGCGGGTCAAATCAGGACCCGCAGCAACCGTTCCATAGGTTTACTTGGGGTGCGGGTCCTACCAATCGAGGTCCCAGCACGGCCGTTTTCCAGGGTGGTCAAGGAAACATGGGTGGGGATCGTACCCGTAGGTGCGGGCCGGAGCAGGGGCGGTGTCGTCACCAGGGCCAGCGCGGTCGCGGCAAGTATCGTGCGCAGCCAGTCAGACCAAAATTTCGTCGAGGGCTTCGGGAAGCCCGCGGCGGCGGTATCTGTTGGTGAGGTCATCGTACTTCTTCCGCTTGGTTTGTCACGTGCTCGTGGATGGTCCGGCGTCGTTTGCCATAAGGTCTGCTAGTTCATAGGGTCTCCGAATTGGTTTTCCAATAACAACCCTTCTGACAGCCCTAGCTGACAGCAGCCTGAAGCTACCGGCGATTTGCGCGATGGCGATCCTGCGGGTTTGGTTGCAACGACTGAATTGGGACGTAGGGAGGATTGGTGCGCTGCTGGTCAGGCGGCGAGAATGGCGAACTGTTGGGCCAGGGATGGACTCCTATTAAAGGCGTACCTCGCCTGTCGCTTGCGCATCATGTGACCATTTCGATGCCGGACAGAATGATGCCGGCGGTGAGGGACGACTTGAAGCCGAGCATGATCGAGGGTTTTTTGTCACAACGCCGGCAAAAGCTGCAACACATCCCGGAATGACCGGCTTGTAGCGATTGATGTTGTTTGCCAGTCGCCTCTGGTTCTCCATGAACTCCTCCAGCCGATATAACCAGGATGGGCAGCCTGAAGGCAAACCTCCCAGTCGGCGATGGGGATCTTGGTCGTCCTTCGGGCGATAAACGCCATGGCGAATCCGCCCGCCTTCCACCCGCCTGCGGCCATAGACATACGCCCCGGCGTAGGCAAGATTTTCGAGAATGCTGAGAACCCGTGAACTGTCGGCCTGGCGCCACATGACAGGACCGAGGAGTGAGCGAACAGGCAGTGGCAGATCGTTCTTTCGCAGGTAGCGCATCACGGCCCGTGCACTGTGAAGCTCGCGGAATTTGGCGAAGACCAGGCTGAGCCTCGCCTGCACCTACTCATCGTGATTGAGAATTGATCTGGGTCCGAGCGGCCATGCGCCAGTCCGGCGGGAACGGGAAGGCGTAGCTCACCACGCGCCGCCTTCTGACGTTCGCCCTGATGGAGGCGCTGCCAGATCTGGTGCAGTTCCGCCTCGCTCATGATGCCGGACAAACCGAGCAGCAGGCGGTCATGGTAAGCGCAGGGATCGTAGAGAAGTTCGCCATCGGCAATGATGACGCCGAAGAGCGAGCACAAATCGAGGAGTTGATGCCAATTGCGGTTGTTGCGCGCTAGCCGGGAGGCATCGAAGCTGATGACGAGACCGGCGTTCCCCAGTCCGATCTCTGCAATCAGCTTCTTGAAGCCGACCCGCTCAACGGTCCCGGCTCCGGATTTGCCAAGATCTTCATCGATGACATGCTCGCGTTCATGCGGCCAGCCAAGAGCGACCGCGCGATCGACGAGGCGGTATTGCAGTTCCGTGCTTTCCTGATGATGCCGCACCTGGTTCACGGAGGACTGGCGGACGTAAATGTATGCGAGCTTGCCGCGATGCGCAGCAGTGACGCACTCGTCCGGTCTATTCGACGCTCTCAACATGCCGATCCGCCGCTGTCGGCGCGCCCATCGATCGCATCCGCAAGAGAAGCCGCGCGAAGCCCTGCGCGCGATCTGCTTATGCCTCTCCACGGGCAAGTTGAGCCAAAGACTCGGCAGAGTGATGATACTCGGGTTCGGAACTTTGGTGGTGGGGGTCTGGGACGCGACACGATAAAGATTCGACTGGATGTTCATCGCGAATCACCTCCTTGATAGGGGAGGCAAACGTGCTGTTCAAATGGTGCAGCAATGTGAGCAGCGTTCGCACGTTGATGCGGGCCAACGCTTTCGAAGCGCCTTGTTCTTCCGGTGACGCCGCTGCAAGGTCGGTCACCGAGCGCCGAATTGAACGGCGGCGTCCGTCAGATAGTCGAACAACAACGAAAGCCGGACCGCGCGCAGAACGGGACGACACGAGCTCCAGACGCTGACCCGCTAGGCCGTGACGCGGGCCGATGATCGTCAAATGAGACACCACCCCGTCGAGAATGACGGCAGCCTCTGATGTTTGGTTCGGCAATCAGGTCATGCCATTTGGCCACCGGGGCCTGGGCGGTGATGATGGTGGATTTGCGCCGATAGCGTTCCTCGACGATTTCGAACAGGTGGAAGCGCTGCTGGTCGGTGAGGCTGTGGGTCCCGAAGTCGTCGAGAATGAGCAATTGGACGCGGGTGCGCTTGTCGATGAGGCGGGGAAAGCGGCCATCGAGGCGGGCGAGCGCCAGGTCCTCGAACAGGCGCGGCACGCGCACATAGAGCACGGAATGATCGAGCCTTGCGGCCTGGCGGCCGAAGGCGCAGGCCAACCGTTCGCCCTGGGCACGCGCTTGGTCGCTTTGCTGGCCGACGTTGGGCGCCCCGAGGCACGGGTTCGATCAGAGAAAAGGTTCGGCGCGATGCTGCACGATTGCGACAATACGATCCCGAATAAGATCCCCGTTGGGAGCCGCCTCCAGCGGTATGGCGACATGGGGAGCCGAGTCTAATGTCCGACGAGCGCAGTTTGCCATCATTTGCGCGGCACGGGAAACTGGCAGTTCGATCGTCCGCGCAAGCGTGAGAAAATCATCGGGGGTCAAACGGTCGTCCTTGCCATTGAGCTTTAACGCCATCGCGGTCGTGTTGGAGGCCCGGGAAAAGCCGGGTGGTTACCGCGTCGTAGACGGGGGCGAACCGGATTTGCGTGAAGCCATCGGCGCCGTCCTCGGCAATTTTGAGCAGAGCCAAGTTCTTCAGATGCATGTCGCCATCGGCGATCAGCCAGGCAAAGACAGCACGTTGGAACAGGATTTCTACGTCGGCAACGGGATCGGTGGACAAGGCGCGCAAGCCGCGCGCCATTCGCTCCACGGTGCCATCGTATTTGCGGGCCGCCGGGAGCTCGAGGACCGAGCAGAAATCCTCTAGCGCAAGTCGCCGGATGTCGTTGTCGGAACGGCGAATGTCGAACCGTTCGATTAGTAGGGCAGGTGGCATCTGCTCGGGCATGCGCACGAGGGCCGCCTCCGGAACATCGAACGCGGCCTCGCGCGCGAGCATCAGACAAATCCATTCCACGATGGGCAGGTCGTCGAAACCGCTCGTCCCGGCAGGCTTCAGGACATGGGTGAAAGGCTCAGTGATTGCTGGAACCAGATCACCGTCCTGCTTGAGGCACATCGGCGCCTTGATCTGGACGCCGGACAGCCGCGGTGTGTTTGCGTCCGCGAACAGGCGCGCAAGATTATCCTGGAAGGTATCCTCGGGGGAACGTCGGGTCGGCCCTTTGTATTGGCCAGTGAAGAGTCCGCCAGCCTGGAAGTGAGCAAGACGCCCTTGCAGAACATCCTGCGGGACAGTTGCCAAGTCGACGGACCCGTCGACGATCGTTATGTTGGACATGTAGCGACGGCTCGTCCGGAGTGTTTCCCGTTCATCGCGATCATCGAGAACGTGTGCTAGCCAGCCTTCCGGAAGGAGCGACTCGATAAAAGGGGGGAGGCTGCCTGGGCGGATCGAGCGGATCAATGGCGGCTGTCGACCTTCGACCGGCGTCCAGCGCCATTCCACACCATCATGGATCAGTCGGCCGACACGTTCACCGTGCCAAGCTACGACGAGATCAATTTGCGCCTTGTTGACGGGTGCCTGGGCCGGTCGAGCCGCGTTGAGAAAGGCTTCTGCGGCTGCGGCCTCGCGAGTCCATCGGTTGGCCCGCGCCAGCGCCCAAATAGCATCGGCCGCAGAGCGTGCATTTCCGTACTCTTCGATCAACCGATCTGCGATGCTTCGGCGCATAGCAGGGTCGATTGCACTTGCGTGTTCGCTTCGTAGACGGAAAGCTTCCAGAAAACGCTGTGCCGGGTGATGAGGCCGTTATATGGAACTCGCCCATGTCGTCGCCAACGATGACCGGTACCGTCGAGGGGTTGTCAGGTGCCTGGTTCTGTATGATTTCGAGCCCCCGGATTCGGCTTCGCTGGTTGCGACGCCCACTTAGGAAGAGTCGGCCGTCAACTGTAGGCGCGAGCTGGAACGCACTCGGGCCCGACAAAAAGGCGTGGGGATAAAGGTAGGCAGCGATGCGGACGGCGTGGTCCATCACCGTCTTGTCTACGTCATCGTTGGCGTCAACATAGACGCCGCGGAGCAAGCTCACGAGCGTGCCCGCCTGCGCAGCCATATAGGCTCGGTGCCTGTCGAGATGTTCACCGACTAGATGGAGCGACATGACTTTCCCGTTTTTCAGATGCGCGAAAGTTATATCGGATTCGCCCGTCTGTCAGCGAAAATGTTCCCGATAAGCCGTCAAAGGTCTATAATCACCTACAATCTCCTTTTTCGAGGAGGCAGTTTGCGAATATTCGCGATTCGTGTCATAAAAGAGTGGAAAAGAGAAAGATCACATCGCCCACTCCATTCCCGCCGACGTGCTCAAACATGTTAGAGACGCCAGTGGCATGAGCCAAGCGACTCTCGCACGCGCGATGGGCACTGTTCCCAGCGTGCTCTCCAAATTGGAGAAGGCAGACGAGGTCGAGCCGGAAATTGCCGAACGCTACTTGGCCGCGATCGGCACCCAGACCGCAACCGAGTGAGCGAACACTATGCGCGAAACTGGTTGCGCGCAAAGCCACCGTCCTTCCTGCATCCCGACCGAGAAGCGCTTTGGACTATCGATAGGGCCGCCCGAGACCTCCTCGCCTTCCAGGAACAAATGACGGACCCGATCCTGCGCGGACCGATCGATCTGCTTCGGAATGAACTTCAGATAACGGAAGCCTATCTGGACCGTCGTGACCACATTATGGCCTGGGTAGGGGACATCGGCGTCGGAAAGACCATGGCGCTCACCTATGCAGTTGGTCTCCTGGTTGGCGATGGCCGCAGCGGACGCCGGCCTGCGTTCCCAGTGGGGCCTGGGCGTACTACGGTTTGCGAAACGGCCATACGCGTCGCACCTACATTTGGTGTTCTTGTTGATACCGTCACGGAGGAGGAGGTCGTTCGACTGACGAAACAATTGGTCGCCAGTCTCGTGCCTGGTGCGAGTAGCGGCGGGCTGTCAGCCGAACTAGGCCGTCTGATCCGCAATATGGCTGGCATGAAGCCGGTCAGTCACATGGAAAATGATGAGCCAATTACCAAGGACCCAATTGTTGACCTTCTGAAAGAGGGCCTTGGTATCGACGAGGTTACCGATCGAATTGTGGGCGGAATGAGTCTGGCCGCTCGAAAGGAACGCCAGATGATCCTTCCGGAGGGGCGAGAGGATGGCCTGCTTTGGGTGTCAAATCTGGTATCGGCGATCAATAACGGTGCGGAGCCGCGCTTCAGTATCCCTCGACGCATCACCGTCCTGATGCCCTCGAACAATCTTAGTGCTGATGGTCAGACCCTGTCCGTCATCGATACTCGCGGCGTTGAAGGCGTAACCCAGCGTCCTGATATCACCATGTACGCAGAGGATTCTCGGACTCTCCTAGTACTCTGCACCAAATTTGCAGATGCCCCGAATACGACCGTCCAACGTCATCTTCAGGAATCGCAAGACGCGGCATCCGATGCAGCTGAGCGCCATCGACAATGCATCCTTGTCTTGCCGCGCGGCGACGAAGCCCTTGAAACGCCCGGCCTTGACGGTCCCGTTATCTCCCGTCAGCAGGGCTACAGCCTTCGACGCAAGGAGATTGAACAGGCTCTGGCGAATGCGGGCCTACCGCCGACGCCGGTTTACTTCTTCGATGCAAAAAACGACAGCAAGATCTGGACGGCTCTTCGCGGTCAAATCGCCCACATGCGGGCTGCCTATGCCACTCGCGGCGTGAATGCGGCAGACGGCGTTCGAAACATGATCGAGAATGTCGATGTCGTTCGCACAACCGAAGCACGTCGGGACATGGAGCAGGATTTGGCGCGCGTCCTGCACGCGGTCAGCGACCTTCCAGAAACAGTGCGACCTGCCTACCAGAACCTCATCGACCAGCTTGCGGTGGGGCATCACAGTTCAATTGCCGCCTCGATCTATCGTCGAGGCGATTGGGAGAATTTCCAGGTTGACCACATCTTGGGTACCGGTGTCCGGGTCGATGCCAATTTGCGTTCGCAAGCTCTTGTGCAACGTATCGAGCACAAGCTGATGGATCTCGAAAGCAATGAAGATCTTGAAGCGATCGGCCAGAATCTAAGGGCACTTCGTGCGCGGCTAGGCGAGAGCCGACAAGAGTTTCTGGCGGCTGCGCGCACTATCGGCCGCGACGCCTATGGTGAACTGTTGTCGGACGCGGATATCTGGACACGAACGGCGGAGCGTTACGGTGTAGGGTCTGGGGACATCATTTCAGCTGGGCCAGAGCGGTGTCTAGCCGGAAATCGGCAACCCTGATGCGCTCGCGGCTGCCGTCGTAGGCCGTCTCAACAGCTTCGCCGAGAGGAGTCTTGTCGAGGAGTTCGCACACACGGTCGATGGGTGACATGCCGCCCAGCGCGGTGTGCGGCCGGTGCCAATTCCAGTGATGCTGCCACTCAGATAGCTTCGCCTCGATCTCCGGATCCTTCGGATTAACCGTGTCCCAGAATTCTTCCCGATCAGCGCGGTGCGTCCGCTCGATCTTGCCGTTCAGATGGGGCGACCGGGGCGGGATCGGCCGAAACTTGATGGCCCAATCCATCAAGCGCTGCTGAACCGCCTCGGCGAAGAATTCACGACCGCGATCGGTTTGGATCCGCTGGATCGGAAACGGCATCTCCTCGATGACCCGCTCCAGAAAGTCGAGGGTGTTGGCGCCCGTGGCGCGGCTGTAGACGCCGAGCACCTTGTAGCGGCTGCAATCGTCGATCGCGGTATACTGATAGACGCCTGGCCTGATCTTGCAGACGTCCATTTGGACACGGTCTCCGGGGATGGGGCGGCTGTAGCGTCGTTCGCCCTTGCGCCACCGTCGCGGCCGCTTCAGCACCTGCTCGCCATGGCGGACGAGCGTCCGATGGATGGTGTCGAGTGACAGCGTCAGGTCGTGCTGCCGGATCAGCTCGTTGCGCAGTTGCTTGACCCCGAGCCGCCGCTCTCGGCGCAGCAATAGGATAAGTGCTTCCTGGTCGGCAAAGACCTTCTGGGTCGCCAGACGATGTGGGCGTCGGCTGTGATCGACAAGGCCAGCCTCGCCATCCGCTTGGTAGCGGCGCCACCACTTGCGCAGGGTGGGTCGGGAGATGCCGCAGCGGCGGCACACCAGTCCGGCATCCCCGGTCTTGGCATAAAGCTCGACCCACGCGAGACG is a window encoding:
- a CDS encoding recombinase family protein, which gives rise to MLRASNRPDECVTAAHRGKLAYIYVRQSSVNQVRHHQESTELQYRLVDRAVALGWPHEREHVIDEDLGKSGAGTVERVGFKKLIAEIGLGNAGLVISFDASRLARNNRNWHQLLDLCSLFGVIIADGELLYDPCAYHDRLLLGLSGIMSEAELHQIWQRLHQGERQKAARGELRLPVPAGLAHGRSDPDQFSITMSRCRRGSAWSSPNSASFTVHGP
- a CDS encoding DUF5372 family protein; translated protein: MVSHLTIIGPRHGLAGQRLELVSSRSARGPAFVVVRLSDGRRRSIRRSVTDLAAASPEEQGASKALARINVRTLLTLLHHLNSTFASPIKEVIRDEHPVESLSCRVPDPHHQSSEPEYHHSAESLAQLARGEA
- a CDS encoding HipA domain-containing protein, producing the protein MIEEYGNARSAADAIWALARANRWTREAAAAEAFLNAARPAQAPVNKAQIDLVVAWHGERVGRLIHDGVEWRWTPVEGRQPPLIRSIRPGSLPPFIESLLPEGWLAHVLDDRDERETLRTSRRYMSNITIVDGSVDLATVPQDVLQGRLAHFQAGGLFTGQYKGPTRRSPEDTFQDNLARLFADANTPRLSGVQIKAPMCLKQDGDLVPAITEPFTHVLKPAGTSGFDDLPIVEWICLMLAREAAFDVPEAALVRMPEQMPPALLIERFDIRRSDNDIRRLALEDFCSVLELPAARKYDGTVERMARGLRALSTDPVADVEILFQRAVFAWLIADGDMHLKNLALLKIAEDGADGFTQIRFAPVYDAVTTRLFPGLQHDRDGVKAQWQGRPFDPR
- a CDS encoding IS481 family transposase; the encoded protein is MDLTKARLAWVELYAKTGDAGLVCRRCGISRPTLRKWWRRYQADGEAGLVDHSRRPHRLATQKVFADQEALILLLRRERRLGVKQLRNELIRQHDLTLSLDTIHRTLVRHGEQVLKRPRRWRKGERRYSRPIPGDRVQMDVCKIRPGVYQYTAIDDCSRYKVLGVYSRATGANTLDFLERVIEEMPFPIQRIQTDRGREFFAEAVQQRLMDWAIKFRPIPPRSPHLNGKIERTHRADREEFWDTVNPKDPEIEAKLSEWQHHWNWHRPHTALGGMSPIDRVCELLDKTPLGEAVETAYDGSRERIRVADFRLDTALAQLK